A region of Clostridiisalibacter paucivorans DSM 22131 DNA encodes the following proteins:
- a CDS encoding S8 family serine peptidase, with protein sequence MKRYQSKLDPVISSKLKSSSKGQVPVIIRFKSNNMKTYNKIAFNMSDKVKYNLPVVRGLACKMDIDEINMISKDPNIEYISFDSKVFALMDIASKSVSVDFPVEQGFSGNDVTVAVIDTGVAPHSDFTKPNNRIIGFKDFINDKSTPYDDNGHGTHVCGIIAANGYSSNGKYSGIAPEANILAVKALDESGSGNTSDIVSAIFIKIRPSKL encoded by the coding sequence ATGAAAAGATATCAATCAAAATTGGACCCTGTTATAAGTTCAAAATTAAAATCTAGTTCAAAGGGTCAAGTTCCTGTGATCATAAGGTTTAAAAGTAATAATATGAAAACATATAATAAGATTGCCTTCAACATGTCTGACAAAGTCAAATATAATCTCCCAGTAGTTAGAGGATTAGCTTGCAAAATGGATATTGATGAAATAAATATGATCTCTAAGGATCCTAATATAGAATATATATCCTTTGATTCTAAGGTTTTTGCACTAATGGATATAGCCTCCAAATCAGTATCTGTTGATTTTCCAGTAGAACAAGGGTTCTCTGGGAATGACGTTACTGTAGCTGTTATAGATACTGGAGTAGCTCCTCATTCCGATTTTACAAAGCCTAATAATAGGATTATAGGATTCAAGGATTTTATAAATGATAAATCGACTCCATATGATGATAATGGCCATGGAACCCATGTATGTGGGATTATAGCCGCAAATGGATATTCATCAAATGGTAAATACTCAGGCATAGCTCCTGAAGCAAATATATTAGCAGTTAAAGCATTAGATGAATCCGGTAGTGGGAATACCTCTGATATAGTTTCTGCTATATTTATAAAAATACGACCATCCAAATTATAA
- a CDS encoding OadG family protein, producing MLGAKVTMGDALMVTVFSMVVVFITLLIISFILDGFKVMSRENKKSRDDGSTRVSEPDVSSPSSQEDPEELVAVIAAAIAKETSTAIENIRIKTIKRVENNTPVWARVGRQQIEKGIK from the coding sequence ATGTTAGGAGCAAAGGTAACCATGGGAGATGCACTTATGGTTACGGTATTTAGTATGGTTGTAGTATTTATCACACTTTTAATAATATCTTTTATTTTAGATGGTTTTAAGGTTATGTCTAGAGAGAATAAAAAATCTAGAGATGATGGCTCTACTAGAGTATCTGAACCAGATGTATCTAGTCCTAGCTCTCAAGAAGATCCAGAAGAATTAGTTGCGGTTATAGCTGCTGCCATAGCTAAGGAGACCTCAACTGCAATAGAAAATATAAGGATTAAGACTATAAAGAGAGTTGAAAATAATACACCAGTATGGGCAAGAGTTGGAAGACAGCAGATTGAAAAAGGAATAAAGTAA
- the yycF gene encoding response regulator YycF, whose translation MPKQILVVDDEKPIADILKFNLEKEGYKVEAVYDGEAAVNSAFDTNPDLILLDIMLPKKDGFQVLKEIRKSLQTPVLMVTAKEEEVDKVLGLELGADDYITKPFSIRELLARVKANIRRGEISASTITGDIVSSGELSIDLNKYEVRKKDKVIELTLREFELLKFLATRAEQVFSREQLLEEVWGYEYYGDIRTVDVTVRRLREKIEDNSSSPKYVITKRGVGYYFRRA comes from the coding sequence ATGCCTAAGCAAATATTAGTAGTGGATGACGAAAAACCTATAGCAGATATATTGAAATTTAACTTAGAGAAGGAAGGTTACAAAGTAGAGGCTGTTTATGATGGTGAAGCAGCTGTAAACAGTGCATTTGATACTAATCCAGATTTAATTCTTTTAGATATAATGTTACCTAAGAAAGATGGTTTTCAAGTTTTAAAGGAGATAAGGAAGAGTCTTCAAACACCAGTTCTTATGGTTACAGCAAAGGAAGAAGAAGTGGACAAGGTGTTAGGATTAGAGCTAGGAGCTGATGATTATATAACTAAGCCTTTTAGTATTAGAGAGCTTTTAGCTAGAGTGAAAGCAAATATAAGAAGGGGAGAGATATCTGCCAGCACTATTACTGGAGATATAGTATCTTCAGGAGAGTTAAGTATTGATTTAAATAAATATGAGGTTAGAAAGAAGGATAAGGTAATAGAACTTACATTGAGGGAATTTGAACTTCTTAAGTTTTTGGCTACTAGGGCAGAACAAGTGTTTTCAAGGGAACAACTATTGGAAGAGGTATGGGGATATGAGTATTATGGAGATATAAGGACTGTAGATGTAACTGTTAGGAGATTAAGAGAAAAGATAGAAGATAATTCTAGCAGCCCTAAATATGTAATCACTAAAAGAGGTGTAGGGTATTATTTTAGGAGGGCCTAG
- a CDS encoding sodium ion-translocating decarboxylase subunit beta: MIDILKEFLNSTGFASMTGKELIMIVVACGLLYLAIKKKYEPYLLIPIAFGMLLVNLPETGLMEKGGLLKLIYIGTERGLYPPLIFLCVGAGTDFGPLIANPKSILLGAAAQFGIFFTFIGAILFGFTGPESAAIGIIGGADGPTAIYLTSQLAKDLLGPIAVAAYSYMALVPIIQPPIMKALTTKEQRKVKMEQLRPVSKKEKILFPIVVSVFTILLLPSSAPLIGMLMFGNLIKESGVVPKLTETAQNSLMYIITILLGITVGAKAQADIFLKPQTLFIVVLGLVAFSVGTATGLIFGRVMHKLSGGKINPLIGAAGVSAVPMAARVVQKVGQQENPSNFLLMHAMGPNVAGVIGSAVAAGILLMFFG; encoded by the coding sequence ATGATAGATATATTAAAAGAGTTTTTAAATAGCACAGGGTTTGCAAGTATGACAGGTAAAGAACTTATTATGATAGTGGTAGCATGTGGTCTTTTATATTTGGCCATAAAGAAAAAGTATGAGCCCTATTTACTTATACCCATAGCCTTTGGAATGCTTTTAGTAAATCTACCAGAGACAGGTTTGATGGAAAAGGGAGGATTACTTAAATTAATATATATAGGAACGGAGCGGGGGCTTTACCCACCATTGATATTCCTATGTGTAGGAGCGGGAACAGATTTTGGACCTCTTATAGCTAATCCAAAGAGTATATTGTTAGGTGCTGCAGCACAATTTGGCATATTTTTCACATTTATAGGGGCAATATTATTTGGTTTTACAGGGCCAGAATCAGCAGCTATAGGTATAATCGGTGGAGCGGATGGTCCCACAGCCATATATCTTACTTCTCAATTGGCTAAAGATTTATTGGGACCTATAGCTGTAGCGGCATATTCATATATGGCTTTGGTACCCATAATACAGCCTCCTATAATGAAGGCATTGACTACAAAAGAGCAGCGAAAAGTAAAGATGGAGCAGTTAAGACCGGTATCAAAAAAAGAAAAGATATTATTTCCAATAGTAGTATCAGTATTTACTATACTATTATTACCATCATCTGCACCCCTTATAGGTATGTTGATGTTTGGTAATCTAATCAAGGAATCAGGGGTTGTACCTAAATTGACTGAAACAGCTCAAAATTCTTTGATGTATATAATAACAATATTATTGGGAATAACAGTAGGAGCTAAGGCTCAAGCAGATATATTTTTGAAGCCTCAAACACTATTTATAGTAGTGTTAGGGTTAGTTGCATTTTCAGTAGGTACAGCTACAGGATTAATATTTGGAAGGGTTATGCATAAGCTAAGTGGAGGAAAAATAAATCCATTGATAGGTGCAGCAGGAGTGTCAGCAGTTCCTATGGCAGCAAGGGTAGTACAAAAGGTTGGACAGCAGGAAAATCCATCAAATTTTTTACTTATGCATGCTATGGGACCTAATGTAGCAGGTGTTATAGGTTCAGCGGTAGCTGCTGGTATATTATTAATGTTTTTCGGATAA
- a CDS encoding peptidase MA family metallohydrolase, translating to MNKRSLMILLCALVVCIVTILAAIDVNLISIAKTTLVPVFNNIEKDRIINNFSDYDELITEHFIIKYDDQQHIAELTGEILEKYYEDVCQMYRYYPENKSIIFIHNDEDKLLDAVGLNKGNAPLGVYYSGTIHVLNPNLWVKDNNRLETIYEKKGPIVHEFTHLIVDDITNGNYPMWFTEGLALYTEYKLTGFEWGKENMNNHKVNIKDLNDNFNKLDVDVAYRNSFELVKDITDIWGFNKVIDMLQFLGDGNDIRKSTKAALKINFYDLKNVDRK from the coding sequence ATGAATAAAAGGAGTCTAATGATACTATTATGTGCATTGGTAGTTTGTATAGTTACTATTTTGGCAGCAATTGATGTAAATTTGATATCTATTGCAAAAACTACTTTAGTTCCTGTTTTTAATAACATAGAAAAGGATAGGATAATAAACAATTTTTCAGATTATGATGAGTTAATAACTGAACATTTTATTATAAAATATGATGATCAACAGCATATAGCTGAACTTACAGGAGAAATATTGGAAAAATACTATGAAGATGTATGCCAAATGTATAGGTACTATCCTGAGAATAAAAGCATTATTTTTATCCATAATGATGAAGATAAACTTTTAGATGCAGTTGGCTTAAATAAAGGCAATGCACCATTAGGTGTATATTATAGTGGCACTATACATGTATTAAATCCCAATCTTTGGGTAAAAGACAATAATAGACTTGAGACAATATACGAGAAAAAAGGGCCCATAGTTCATGAATTTACCCATCTTATAGTAGATGATATAACTAATGGGAATTACCCTATGTGGTTCACTGAGGGGTTGGCATTATATACGGAATATAAACTTACAGGATTTGAGTGGGGAAAAGAAAATATGAATAATCATAAAGTAAATATAAAAGATTTGAATGACAATTTTAATAAACTAGATGTGGATGTAGCGTATAGAAATTCATTTGAACTAGTAAAGGATATAACTGATATATGGGGTTTCAATAAGGTCATTGATATGTTACAATTCTTGGGAGATGGAAATGACATAAGAAAATCTACAAAGGCAGCTTTAAAAATAAATTTTTATGATTTAAAAAATGTAGACAGAAAATAA
- a CDS encoding biotin/lipoyl-containing protein, which produces MKEYRITVNGNTYDVEVEEVGASQSNREVVQKATPRADFKPSPTKTPAKKKAPSPAPTKGGEGVTAPMPGVIVDIKVNEGDMVQSGDVLLILEAMKMENEIVAPKGGKVTSINTTKGASVNSGDMLISIE; this is translated from the coding sequence ATGAAAGAATATAGAATTACCGTAAATGGAAACACATATGATGTGGAAGTAGAGGAAGTAGGTGCTTCACAGAGTAATAGAGAAGTTGTACAGAAGGCCACACCAAGGGCTGATTTTAAACCATCACCTACTAAGACTCCAGCAAAGAAAAAAGCACCAAGTCCAGCACCAACAAAAGGGGGAGAGGGTGTTACAGCTCCTATGCCCGGTGTAATAGTAGATATAAAGGTAAATGAAGGGGATATGGTACAATCTGGAGATGTATTGCTTATCCTTGAGGCAATGAAAATGGAAAATGAAATAGTAGCTCCAAAGGGAGGAAAAGTAACATCTATAAATACTACTAAAGGGGCATCGGTAAACTCTGGAGATATGCTGATATCTATAGAATAG